The DNA window AACCGGTGCGTGCGGCCTTCGCCGCTGCTGGTTTCGACAGCGATGCCTGGATCTCGCCACTCGATGCACCCGGAGCCCACTTGTGCTGAATTCTCCCTTCCTACCGGATATCGATCCCATGCAATTCGTTTCGACCCGTGGCCAGTCGCCGGCTGTTGGACTCAGTGCGGCCATCGCCGCCGGGCTCGCGCCTGATGCTGGGCTGTACGTTCCGCAGGCGCTGCCGGCGCCGCGCACGCTGCAGGCCGGTGCGACCCTGGCCGACACCGCCGCTGACCTGCTGGCGCCTTTCTTCGACGGGGATGCGCTGGCCGATGCCTTGCCATCGATCTGCCGTGAGGCCTTCGATTTCCCCGTGCCATTGCGTGCGCTGGGCAACAGTGGTGATCACGTGTTGGAGCTGTTCCATGGGCCGACGGCTGCGTTCAAGGACATCGGTGCGCGTTTCCTGGCCGGTGTGCTGTCGCGGCTGCAGACCGGCAAGGACCGCGACCTGACCATCGTGGTGGCTACCTCCGGTGACACCGGCGCGGCCGTGGCGGCGGCCTTCCATCGGCAGCCCGGTGTACGTGTGGTGGTGCTGTATCCCGATGGGCGGGTGTCACCGCGACAGGCCCATCAGCTCGGCTGCTTCGGCGACAACATCCAGGCGTTGCGGGTAGCCGGTTCGTTCGATGATTGCCAGGCGATGGTGAAGCAGGCGCTGGCCGACCGCGACCTGCAGGCGCAGGTGCCGCTCAGCTCAGCCAACAGCATCAGCCTGGGCCGGCTGCTGCCGCAGATGAGCTATTACGCGCACGCGGCGCTGACCCATCATGCGCAGCATCAACGGCGCTTGAACCTGGTGGTGCCGACCGGCAATCTCGGCAACGCGATGGCGGCGGTGCTGGCACGCGCGCTGGGCGTGCCGATCGGGCAGATCGTGCTGGCCACCAATGCCAATGCGGTGCTGCCGCGCTACTTCGGTGGCGACCAGTACCAGCCCGAGGCCAGCATTGCGACCGTGGCCAATGCCATGGATGTCGGCGCCCCCAGCAATTTCGAGCGGCTGCGCTGGCTGTACCAGGGTGACGATGCCGAACTGCGCGCGGCGTTCCGCGCCTTTGCAGTGGATGACGTGACCATCCGCGCGACCATCGCCAGTGTCCATGCCAGTAATGGCGAGCTGTTCTGCCCGCACACGGCCACGGCGATAAAGGTGCTGCAGGATCTGCGCGCGGGCGGCGCCAAGGGCGATTGGGCGGTAGTCGCTACCGCGCACCCGGCCAAGTTCGAGGCGGTGGTGGAGCCGCTGATCGGCGAGACGGTGGCGGTGCCGCCGGCGTTGGAGGCGCTGCTGCAGCGTCCAGCGCATGCCGAGCCACTGGCGGCCGATTACGCGGCGTTGCGCGAGGTGTTGTTGCGTTGACGGAGGCGTCTGCGTGGTTGCCGGCCGCTGGCGGGCAACCCGATACCGATCGGGCACTCAGCCCAGCACTTCACCGGCCAGACTGCGCAGGCCATCCTCGTCGAGGATCTCAACGACGTTCAGATGGGGCAGGGCGATCAGACCCTGCTGGCGCAGCTTGGTGAAGGTGCGGCTGACCGTCTCCATGGTCAGGCCCAGGTGATCGGCGATGTCGCCGCGGCCCATTGGCAGCGAAACGCGCAGGCCATCCCCGCCCAGCTTGGCCTCGCGCGCGGCCAGGCGAAGCAGGAAATCAGCGAGTTTTTCCGCCGGTTGCAGGCGCGCCAGCGCCAGTGCGGCATCCTGCGCAGCATCCAGCTCCTGGCAGGCGCGCTGCAGCAGCTTGCGCTCAAGGTGCGGATAGCGCGCGCGCAGGCCCTTCATCTGCGGCAGGGCGACGCGGCAGACGCGGCTGTCGGCGATGGCTTCGATGTCATAGCGATGGTGGTCGCTGCCGCTCAGGCCCAGGTAATCGCCGGGCAGCACGAAGCCATTGATCTGGCGGCGGCCATCGGCAAGCGTGCGCACCAGCCGCAGCGCGCCACCGGTCAATGTATAGACATGCTGGCGCTCTTCGCCGCTGCGGGCGAGGGTGCTGCCCATCGTCAACTGCTGCGACACGGTCACCTGTTCCAGCGCCTGCACCTCATCGGGCGACAGCGCAGAGCACACCGCCAGGTGGCGTACCGAGCAGTGCAGGCAGTCCAGCGTGGCGCAGGACGGCGCGGCGGGGTCGTTGGTGGCGGGCGGAGCGCCGGAAGGCCGGGACATGTTGCGTGGGCGTATCGCGGGCGGGGGAGGGCTTTATGATACTTCAAGCGGCCGTTGGACCCCGTATTCCACGGTCACGCGATGCGGGGCGCTAGAATGTCGCCCCCTCCCACGTCCCGTTCCCGCAGGAGTTCCGCCCGTGATCAAGCCCCGTACCCCGCCCGGCACCCTTGAACTGCTGCCGCGCGAGCAGATTGCGTTCCAGCGCATGCTGGACGTCATCCGCCGCAACTACGAGCGCTTCGGGTTCCTGCCGGTGGAGACGCCGGTGTTCGAGCTGTCCGATGTGCTGCTGACCAAGTCCGGCGGCGAGACCGAGCGCCAGGTGTATTTCGTGCAGTCCACCGGCGCGCTGGCCAACGCCGCCGAATCCGGCGACCGCTCGCTGCCGGAAATGGCGCTGCGCTTCGACCTGACCGTGCCGCTGGCGCGGTACGTGGCCGAGCACGAACACGAGCTGACCTTCCCGTTCCGTCGTTACCAGATGCAGCGCGTGTACCGCGGCGAGCGTGCGCAGCGCGGCCGCTTCCGCGAGTTCTACCAGTGCGACATCGACGTGATCGGCAAGGACAGCCTGAGCGTGCGCTACGACGCCGAAGTGCTGGCGGTCATCCACGCGGTGTTTGCCGAACTGCGCATCGGTGACTTCAGCATCCAGCTGAACAACCGCAAGCTGCTGCGCGGCTTCTTCGAGAGCCTGGGCGTGGCCGAAGGCGAGCGCCAGCTGGCGGTGCTGCGCGAAGTGGACAAGCTGGACAAGCGGGGCCCCGACTACGTGCGCGAGACGCTGGTGGGCGAGGGCTTCGGTATTCCGGCCGAACAGGTCGAGAAGATTCTTGCCTTTGTCGCCGTGCGTTCGCAGGGTCATGCCGATGCGCTGGCGCAGCTGGCGGCGCTGGAAGCCGGCGCCGGTTCGTCGGAGATCCTGCGTGCCGGCGTGGCCGAGCTGCGCGAAGTGCTGCAGCTGGTGCAGGCACTGGGCGTGCCGGAAAGTGCGTATTGCCTGAACTTCTCCATCGCCCGTGGCCTGGATTACTACACCGGCACGGTGTACGAGACCACGTTGACCGACCACCCGCAGATCGGTTCGATCTGTTCCGGTGGCCGTTATGAAGACCTTGCCAGCCACTACAGCAAGTCCAAGCTGCCGGGCGTTGGCATTTCCATCGGCCTGTCGCGCCTGTTCTGGCAGCTGCGCGAAGCCGGCCTGATCGAGGGCATCGAGGCCAGCAGCGTGCAGGCGCTGGTAGCGCTGATGGACGAGCAGGGCATGCCGCAGTCGCTGGACATTGCCCGTCGCCTGCGCGCTGGTGGCATCAACACCGAAGTGCAGATGGAGCCGAAGAAGATCGGCAAGCAGTTCCAGTACGCGGCCAAGGCGGGTATCCGTTTCGTGGTGCTGGCTGGCGAGGACGAACTGGCGCGCGGCGTGGTGGCAGTGAAGGACCTGCTGCGCGAGCAGCAGTTCGAGATCTCGCGCGACGAACTGGCCAGCACCCTGCAGGTGGAACTGGAGCAGTCGCGGGTCATGGCGTGAAGCCCGCCGCCGCAGGGGCGCTGATGCTGCTCCTGCTGGCAGGCTGCCAGAGCGATCCGGCGCTGCGCAGCACCCGGATCGGCCCGGCGCAGTACCAACTGGTGGTTGATCGCTGCCACGTGATCGACCGCGCGCAGCTTGAGCAGGATCTGCAGGTCCTGGCCGAGCGTGCGTGTGCGGGTCGGGCAGGGGGGCTGCAGAACCTGCAGTCCCATCCGAGCCGGCAGGGCAGCCTGTTCGGCGAATGCCTGCGGCGCGGCGCGCTGCAGGCGGAGGTTCACTGCCAGCCCTGAGTCGGGCCAGGCTCTTTATTTGAAAGCAGAACGCCCACCATTGGTGGGCGTTTCGCGTGCCTATACGAAGAGCAGTCGAGCATGGCTCGACTCTACAAAAGCCGTTCTCGATCACTTTCCCGGCGAGATCCACCAGATCGCGGCCAACTGTCGAAGGCGGGGTGGGGCCGGTTGAGGGGGCGTGAGCCGCATGGATGCGGCGACCGAGCTTACATGGACGTACTTGCAGCGTCCCCCTCAACCGGACCCGCCCCGCAAATCCTCAGGAAACCAGCTTTTGACGTTGCTTCGGCTTCTGCGGGTGCAGGGCGCAGCCCTGCCGTACCCCCAAAGCCCACGATTTGACGCAGCGCGCAAGAATGCGTTAATGTACTAACACGCTATTACATTGATGCAAGAGTCCTGCCCGTGAAAGCCCGCCCCGACATCGCCGCCAAAGACCCGCAAGCCGATCTGGACGCCCTGGCCCAGGCCTTTGCCGCCCTGCGCGAGCCGGAACAGGTGGTCGCGTTCCTGCGTGACCTGTGCACGCCGGCCGAGCTGGAAGCCATGGCCGACCGCTGGAAGTTGGTGCCGCTGCTGCAGCAGGGCGTGCCGTACCGCGAGATCCACGAGCGCACCGGCGTCAGCGTGACCACCACCGGACGGGTGGCACGCACGCTCGAGCATGGCCATCGAGGCTATGCCGCCGCCGTCGACCGCCTTGCTTCGCGCTGATCCGCGCCCCGTTCCGAACTTCGAGACCTCCCCCATGAGTGCAACCCAGGCAGCGCCGGCGCGAGACCGGCTGCGTATCGCCATCCAGAAGAGTGGCCGGCTGGCCGAACCCGCCCGCAACCTG is part of the Stenotrophomonas lactitubi genome and encodes:
- the thrC gene encoding threonine synthase, translated to MQFVSTRGQSPAVGLSAAIAAGLAPDAGLYVPQALPAPRTLQAGATLADTAADLLAPFFDGDALADALPSICREAFDFPVPLRALGNSGDHVLELFHGPTAAFKDIGARFLAGVLSRLQTGKDRDLTIVVATSGDTGAAVAAAFHRQPGVRVVVLYPDGRVSPRQAHQLGCFGDNIQALRVAGSFDDCQAMVKQALADRDLQAQVPLSSANSISLGRLLPQMSYYAHAALTHHAQHQRRLNLVVPTGNLGNAMAAVLARALGVPIGQIVLATNANAVLPRYFGGDQYQPEASIATVANAMDVGAPSNFERLRWLYQGDDAELRAAFRAFAVDDVTIRATIASVHASNGELFCPHTATAIKVLQDLRAGGAKGDWAVVATAHPAKFEAVVEPLIGETVAVPPALEALLQRPAHAEPLAADYAALREVLLR
- a CDS encoding Crp/Fnr family transcriptional regulator, whose product is MSRPSGAPPATNDPAAPSCATLDCLHCSVRHLAVCSALSPDEVQALEQVTVSQQLTMGSTLARSGEERQHVYTLTGGALRLVRTLADGRRQINGFVLPGDYLGLSGSDHHRYDIEAIADSRVCRVALPQMKGLRARYPHLERKLLQRACQELDAAQDAALALARLQPAEKLADFLLRLAAREAKLGGDGLRVSLPMGRGDIADHLGLTMETVSRTFTKLRQQGLIALPHLNVVEILDEDGLRSLAGEVLG
- the hisS gene encoding histidine--tRNA ligase yields the protein MIKPRTPPGTLELLPREQIAFQRMLDVIRRNYERFGFLPVETPVFELSDVLLTKSGGETERQVYFVQSTGALANAAESGDRSLPEMALRFDLTVPLARYVAEHEHELTFPFRRYQMQRVYRGERAQRGRFREFYQCDIDVIGKDSLSVRYDAEVLAVIHAVFAELRIGDFSIQLNNRKLLRGFFESLGVAEGERQLAVLREVDKLDKRGPDYVRETLVGEGFGIPAEQVEKILAFVAVRSQGHADALAQLAALEAGAGSSEILRAGVAELREVLQLVQALGVPESAYCLNFSIARGLDYYTGTVYETTLTDHPQIGSICSGGRYEDLASHYSKSKLPGVGISIGLSRLFWQLREAGLIEGIEASSVQALVALMDEQGMPQSLDIARRLRAGGINTEVQMEPKKIGKQFQYAAKAGIRFVVLAGEDELARGVVAVKDLLREQQFEISRDELASTLQVELEQSRVMA
- a CDS encoding YerC/YecD family TrpR-related protein, with translation MKARPDIAAKDPQADLDALAQAFAALREPEQVVAFLRDLCTPAELEAMADRWKLVPLLQQGVPYREIHERTGVSVTTTGRVARTLEHGHRGYAAAVDRLASR